From Cecembia calidifontis, one genomic window encodes:
- a CDS encoding winged helix-turn-helix domain-containing protein, which produces MLDSLVTSKTRIKLLLKFFAHNNSGYLRSLAKEFDESTNSVRVELNRLTDAGLLLVRENGKTKLYRANESHPFYQEIRNMVSKFLRLDELMEKVVKRMGNVQKAYIVGDYAQGIDSGTIEMILVGRDLDLDYLDFLTEKTYEKLQRKVIVQVVEADPEEVSGFLVFG; this is translated from the coding sequence TTGCTAGACTCCCTCGTCACATCCAAAACCCGTATCAAGCTCTTGCTGAAGTTTTTTGCGCATAACAATTCAGGTTACCTGCGCTCCCTGGCCAAGGAATTTGATGAATCTACCAATTCGGTGCGGGTAGAACTCAACCGCCTCACCGATGCAGGATTGCTGCTGGTACGGGAAAACGGCAAGACTAAACTCTACCGTGCCAATGAATCGCATCCTTTTTACCAGGAAATCAGGAATATGGTGTCCAAGTTTCTGAGATTGGATGAACTCATGGAAAAAGTGGTCAAACGCATGGGGAATGTGCAAAAGGCCTATATCGTAGGGGATTATGCTCAGGGTATTGATTCAGGAACCATAGAGATGATCTTGGTGGGGCGGGATTTGGACTTGGACTATCTGGATTTTTTGACTGAAAAGACCTACGAAAAGTTGCAGCGTAAAGTAATTGTACAGGTGGTGGAAGCCGACCCGGAGGAGGTGAGTGGATTTTTGGTTTTCGGTTAA
- a CDS encoding four helix bundle protein — translation MKSYKDLEIYNISLDLFFQTHIFSLKIPNYEKFELGSQLRRSSDSINSNIVEGYGRKRYKQDFIKFLVYSHSSNLETINHLFKISRLYPDLSEEANQLIECYDGLGIKIHNFLNYVDNNWRT, via the coding sequence ATGAAATCATACAAAGACCTAGAAATTTACAATATCTCTCTTGATCTGTTTTTTCAAACTCATATTTTTTCTCTTAAAATCCCCAACTATGAGAAGTTTGAATTAGGAAGTCAGCTGAGGAGATCTTCAGATTCTATCAATTCCAATATTGTTGAAGGATACGGTAGAAAAAGATATAAGCAGGACTTTATCAAGTTTTTGGTTTATTCTCATTCTAGCAATCTCGAGACTATCAATCACCTTTTTAAAATTTCAAGATTATATCCTGATTTGTCAGAAGAAGCCAATCAACTTATTGAATGTTATGATGGTTTAGGTATCAAAATCCATAATTTTTTGAACTATGTCGATAACAACTGGAGAACATAA